From the genome of Brachyhypopomus gauderio isolate BG-103 chromosome 20, BGAUD_0.2, whole genome shotgun sequence, one region includes:
- the LOC143484203 gene encoding BEN domain-containing protein 6-like, whose amino-acid sequence MAFAIYYFKDKTVEVGKTDWMSTEDQQCTSSEMITQCPRLDDEDGWINVKWNKGRKKKDGSAFFPAKVLMLSDNYSDLCHKREEFIKGVDIWNQSLKRKTKPNSRWMRDVEEADEIPVKQQKSKKAPSTSKEASDQIIEKLKKELMAKQAYLELSTEKEDSSDEDLTPRNWSKAQQKIKELKRENKRLKEGNAKEILDALRELPVVVANLKDITEKLAVQPSTPASICSTPTTSVNSAVSGCVSTQAVSDDMVFLLPGSDVKVPRRQLNSLRTTNPSVYIGDLAVLVYGRETLSHSSLTGRQSGAHKDMESKPQLDNTKLDAIIGHALSKFPDISVQDVRRIIRKKCNNESYTSQVTAKKTM is encoded by the exons ATGGCATTTGCCATATATTACTTTAAGGACAAGACCGTGGAAGTTGGGAAAACTGATTGGATGAGTACTGAAGACCAGCAATGTACATCTTCAGAAATGATCACACAGTGCCCCAGACTCGATGATGAAGATGGATGGATAAATGTAAAGTGGAACAAAGGCAGAAAAAAGAAAGATGGTTCAGCCTTTTTTCCTGCAAAGGTGTTAATGCTCAGTG ACAACTACAGTGACCTTTGCCATAAGAGAGAGGAATTCATAAAGGGTGTGGACATCTGGAACCAGTCACTCAAGAGGAAGACCAAGCCAAACAGCAGGTGGATGAGGGATGTGGAAGAGGCAGACGAAATACCAGTAAAACAG caaaaGAGCAAAAAGGCACCCAGCACTTCAAAAGAGGCATCAGATCAAATAATTGAAAAACTGAAGAAGGAGTTGATGGCAAAGCAAGCatatttagag TTATCTACCGAAAAAGAGGACTCATCAGATGAGGACTTAACGCCTAGGAACTGGAGTAAGGCGCAGCAGAAAATAAAGGAGCTTAAAAGGGAGAACAAGAGGCTGAAAGAAGGCAACGCTAAAGAGATACTAGATGCCTTGAGAG AGCTTCCTGTGGTAGTTGCAAATTTAAAAGACATAACTGAAAAACTTGCAGTTCAACCCTCAACTCCTGCATCCATCTGCTCAACACCCACAACATCTGTAAACTCAGCAGTTTCTGGATGTGTTTCTACCCAAGCAGTGTCTGATGATATG GTCTTTCTTTTGCCAGGCTCTGATGTCAAAGTCCCTAGACGACAGCTTAACTCTCTGCGTACTACGAATCCGTCAGTCTACATCGGTGACCTTGCTGTGCTTGTCTATGGCAGGGAAACACTGTCTCATTCTAGTTTGACAGGGAGACAATCAGGGGCACACAAGGACATGGAATCAAAGCCACAACTTGATAACACAAAACTTGATGCTATAATAG GCCATGCCCTGTCAAAGTTTCCTGACATCAGCGTCCAAGATGTGAGACGCATTATAAGAAAAAAATGCAACAACGAAAGCTATACAAGTCAAGTCACTGCAAAGAAGACCATGTGA